The following proteins are co-located in the Candidatus Zixiibacteriota bacterium genome:
- a CDS encoding response regulator has product MAKTILIVDDNPNMSSLLVEMLEVFHYDAVRAADGHEALSRIENNDIAMVITDMRMPRMSGLELLQNIKERNPKLPVVLISGYSVDEVGSDIVKSKADGFLNKPFMMSDIEKLLSNLL; this is encoded by the coding sequence ATGGCCAAGACTATTCTTATTGTTGACGATAATCCGAATATGTCCAGCCTTCTGGTGGAGATGCTGGAAGTTTTCCATTATGATGCGGTGCGGGCCGCCGACGGGCATGAAGCTTTATCCCGAATCGAAAACAATGATATCGCCATGGTGATTACCGACATGAGAATGCCGCGGATGTCCGGGCTGGAGCTGCTCCAGAATATCAAAGAGCGCAATCCGAAACTTCCGGTAGTGCTGATCTCGGGCTATTCGGTGGATGAGGTTGGTTCGGACATTGTCAAGTCGAAGGCCGATGGTTTCCTTAACAAGCCGTTCATGATGTCCGATATCGAAAAGCTGCTGTCTAATCTGCTCTAA
- a CDS encoding L,D-transpeptidase has protein sequence MKALTGAGSGLILVAVLAVFVIGCQDPPLVALDNAKRALDKASRGGALHYSEKTYRSAEKLVQAGWMEMARQNGRLAPFRNYKAADSILKLALTTANKAASETENQIKNLDSLARSERGDLQKDLLEWREALNGALIRYRLEYLWNEAELAFRTSEKLIFNREYEAARQTAADGRLTLRKMAAIMDDYINDEAQKIHVWRRWVAETVAQSRDEGGHAVIIDKSKHIAYLIQNGNVIHKYDCELGFNPAHQKLFSGDGATPEGKYTISVVKTNGHSKYYKALLLNYPNATDRARFSENKARGVISRRAHIGGLIEIHGEGGRNRDWTEGCVALTNKEMDHLMRYVSTGTPVTIVRRSDQGPRKRFFYIESCR, from the coding sequence TTGAAAGCATTGACAGGCGCCGGATCCGGATTGATTCTGGTTGCGGTTCTTGCCGTCTTTGTTATTGGCTGTCAGGACCCGCCCCTGGTCGCATTGGACAACGCCAAACGTGCTCTGGATAAAGCCTCCCGTGGGGGAGCGCTGCATTATTCCGAAAAGACATATCGTTCCGCAGAAAAACTGGTTCAGGCCGGATGGATGGAAATGGCGCGTCAGAACGGACGTCTGGCCCCTTTTCGCAACTACAAAGCGGCCGATTCAATTTTGAAACTGGCGCTGACGACCGCCAATAAGGCGGCCAGCGAAACCGAAAATCAGATTAAGAACCTGGATTCACTGGCCCGGTCGGAGCGAGGTGATTTGCAGAAAGACCTTCTCGAATGGCGTGAGGCGCTTAACGGCGCCTTGATTCGCTACCGGCTGGAATATCTATGGAATGAGGCGGAGTTGGCCTTCCGCACGAGCGAGAAATTGATTTTCAACCGTGAATATGAGGCGGCGCGGCAGACGGCGGCGGATGGCCGGCTGACATTGCGCAAGATGGCCGCGATAATGGATGATTATATTAATGACGAGGCCCAGAAAATCCATGTCTGGCGGCGCTGGGTGGCCGAGACCGTGGCGCAATCCCGGGATGAGGGAGGACATGCGGTAATTATCGACAAATCGAAGCATATTGCGTATCTTATTCAAAACGGTAATGTAATACATAAGTATGATTGCGAGCTCGGTTTTAACCCCGCGCATCAGAAACTGTTTTCCGGCGATGGCGCCACGCCGGAGGGAAAGTATACTATTAGCGTCGTAAAGACCAACGGTCATAGCAAATATTACAAGGCGCTCTTGCTTAATTATCCCAATGCCACCGACCGGGCGCGCTTTTCCGAAAATAAGGCACGCGGGGTAATTTCCCGCCGGGCCCACATCGGCGGGCTGATCGAAATTCACGGCGAGGGCGGGAGAAACCGCGACTGGACCGAAGGATGCGTGGCGCTGACCAATAAAGAGATGGATCATCTAATGCGTTACGTTTCGACGGGGACACCGGTGACCATCGTGCGGCGCTCGGACCAAGGGCCAAGAAAAAGATTCTTCTATATAGAGTCCTGCCGCTGA
- a CDS encoding Smr/MutS family protein, protein MTEDNPDYIELPIDGVLDLHTFDPKDVKQLIPDYIDACLEKGIMHMRIIHGKGQGVLRTIVHSILDKHPAVLRYRLDSQSSSSWGATLVDLKKD, encoded by the coding sequence ATGACCGAAGATAACCCCGATTATATCGAGCTGCCGATTGACGGCGTTCTCGACCTGCACACGTTTGACCCGAAAGATGTCAAGCAATTGATCCCGGATTATATCGATGCCTGCCTGGAAAAAGGTATCATGCACATGCGCATAATACACGGCAAAGGGCAGGGAGTCCTGCGGACAATTGTCCATTCAATTCTGGATAAACATCCGGCAGTACTGCGGTACCGCCTCGATTCCCAGAGTTCCTCCTCCTGGGGGGCGACTCTGGTCGATTTGAAAAAGGATTAG
- the hflX gene encoding GTPase HflX has protein sequence MRKNISEKACLIALARNSLEKPAADASLEELAELTRSAGGAVVKKVLQTRVPDAAFYIGRGLVDKLKEEFQGNNVDLVVFDDPLSPAQQRNLEEAFGVKVIDRSALILDIFALHARTAAAKMQVELAQLEYTLPRLAGAWGHFSRQYGGIGTKGPGETQLETDRRRVRKKIAYLKKDIERLGLQRETQRKARQDMFKVALIGYTNAGKSTLFNRLTKAEVEVADMLFTTLDSTSRMMSTGYPEKIIFTDTVGFIKKLPHQLVASFKSTLEEATYANLLLKVVDYSDPDFREKITQTDRILSEIGAQHLDSLVIYNKLDRADEEAIRHEDDKGGFYLSALTGEGVEPLREELSGRVKLFLVQLPKV, from the coding sequence ATGCGAAAGAATATTTCGGAAAAAGCATGTCTGATCGCTCTGGCGCGCAATTCGCTCGAGAAACCGGCGGCGGATGCCTCACTTGAGGAACTGGCGGAACTGACCCGCTCGGCCGGCGGCGCGGTGGTCAAGAAAGTGCTTCAGACCCGTGTGCCGGATGCCGCTTTTTATATCGGGCGGGGGCTGGTCGATAAGCTGAAAGAGGAGTTTCAGGGGAATAATGTCGATCTGGTGGTCTTTGATGATCCTCTTTCTCCGGCCCAGCAGCGAAATCTGGAGGAGGCATTCGGGGTCAAGGTGATCGACCGCTCGGCTCTGATACTGGACATTTTTGCTCTTCATGCCCGCACCGCCGCGGCCAAGATGCAGGTGGAACTGGCTCAATTGGAATATACGCTTCCGCGCCTGGCCGGCGCCTGGGGGCATTTCAGCCGTCAGTATGGCGGAATCGGCACCAAGGGGCCGGGCGAAACGCAGCTTGAAACCGACCGACGCCGGGTACGCAAGAAAATTGCATATCTAAAGAAGGATATCGAACGACTCGGCCTGCAGCGGGAAACCCAACGGAAAGCGCGTCAGGATATGTTCAAAGTGGCCCTGATCGGCTACACCAACGCCGGGAAATCGACCCTGTTCAACCGCCTGACCAAAGCCGAGGTGGAAGTGGCCGACATGCTTTTCACCACGCTCGATTCGACCAGCCGGATGATGTCGACCGGCTACCCGGAGAAGATAATCTTCACCGATACGGTCGGGTTCATCAAAAAGCTCCCGCATCAACTGGTGGCCTCGTTCAAATCGACCCTGGAGGAGGCAACCTATGCCAATCTTCTGCTGAAAGTGGTTGATTATTCCGACCCGGATTTCCGCGAAAAAATCACCCAAACCGACCGAATTCTCTCCGAAATAGGCGCCCAGCACCTGGATTCTCTGGTGATATACAACAAGTTAGACCGGGCCGATGAGGAGGCGATTCGTCACGAGGACGACAAAGGGGGATTTTATCTCTCGGCTTTGACCGGCGAAGGGGTTGAACCTCTCCGCGAGGAGCTCTCGGGGCGGGTGAAACTCTTTCTGGTGCAATTACCTAAAGTCTGA
- a CDS encoding L,D-transpeptidase — translation MKPPTKDETPMVFDTDAVNLPKDDKAAKKELQNARKALAKVKPAKPYIVIDTHANRIFLRTEDSVLLESTCSTGSGGEYVDSATGRHWIFDTPRGVFKVNSKIPHPWWRKPDWAFLEEGEAIPKSEDERYDPNMMGDFAMGFGDGYFIHGTIYERLLGINVTHGCVRVGSDDLEKLYNKSPMGTYVYIF, via the coding sequence GTGAAACCTCCGACAAAAGATGAAACCCCGATGGTGTTTGATACCGATGCGGTCAATCTTCCCAAGGACGACAAGGCGGCCAAGAAGGAACTTCAGAATGCGCGCAAGGCGCTGGCCAAGGTGAAACCGGCCAAACCGTATATCGTGATCGACACCCACGCCAACCGGATATTCCTTCGCACCGAGGATTCGGTTCTTCTCGAATCGACTTGCTCGACTGGTTCCGGCGGCGAGTATGTCGATTCCGCCACCGGGCGGCACTGGATTTTCGACACGCCGCGCGGGGTGTTCAAAGTCAACAGCAAAATACCGCATCCCTGGTGGCGGAAACCGGACTGGGCTTTTCTGGAGGAGGGCGAGGCGATTCCCAAGAGCGAGGATGAACGGTATGATCCCAACATGATGGGCGATTTCGCCATGGGTTTCGGCGACGGCTATTTCATTCACGGTACGATTTACGAACGGCTTCTGGGAATCAATGTCACCCATGGTTGTGTTCGGGTCGGCTCGGATGATCTGGAAAAACTGTATAATAAGTCCCCCATGGGAACTTATGTCTATATTTTCTAA